AGTCATCCGGGCGTCCTTGGGGAAGGGGTTCGTACCCGTCGGCACGGCGGACAGGGCCCCGGTCCACAGGGGCAGGTCGGCGGCGGGCAGCAGGTGGACCGTGCCGCGCGGTCCGAACGTCTTGACCAGGGTCCGGTCGGTCCACAGGGCCGTACGGACGTCCGTGCGGGTCAGTCCGTCCCCGCGCAGCCCCACGGACAGCTCGGCCGCCGACAGCACCTGGGCGTGCGCGCCGAGCATCGCGGCCACCGCCGCGCCGGGGGAGGCGACGGGAGACGCGCCGGCGGCGGCATCCGGGCGGTGGAGGTGCTGGCGGGCCAGCCTCCGGGCGTTCGCCCCGGTCCAGCTCACGGTCGCTGTCGCTGTCGCACGGGATCGTGTCGTCATGCCTCGAACCTAGAGCCCACAGAGGTCAGGTTCCGTCCTGTACCGCCCGGAGGCGTCAAGCCGACGCCGTACCGCGCCCCCTCGATACCGGGGCCTGTACCGGGCCGATGCCAGACCGATCCCGGGCCGATCCAGGGGGCCGTACCGGGGTCGGGACCGGGCGCTCGACCGGCGTCCGCCGCCCTGTCCGGAACGCAGTCCGGCGAATTCGGAGAGTAATGGTGGAGTGGCGCGGCACGCGGCAGCACTTACGAAGGGTTATGGTGGAAACCCCCCCTCGGGCCGGTCCGTATCCCCCCCACGGACCGGCCCGTTTTTTGTGGGCCGATGCCGGCGCTGCCGTGCCGCCCCGGGCGCTCCCGTCCACCTCGCCCGCAAGCCCCGTCGAGCCGGCGTCAGCATTGAGCCGGCGTCAGCGCCGACCCGGCGTCAGCTGCGGCCGGCCCAGATGTTCGTGCCCGCGGTGTCCACGGCGAAGGCGTCGATCTCCTTCAGCTCGTCGGCGGTCAGCGCCGGGCCCGCGAGGGCCGCCACGTTCTCCTCCAGCTGCTTCACGCTCGACGCGCCGATCAGCGCCGAGGTCATCCGGCTGTCCCGCAGCACCCACGCGATGGCGAGCTGGGCGAGCGACTGGCCGCGGCCCCGGGCGATGTCGTCGAGGCCGTTGAGCCGGCGGACGACCTCGTCGGAGAGCAGGCCCGGGTCGAGGGACTTGCCCTGGGTGGCGCGCGAGCCCTCCGGAATGCCCTTCAGGTACTTGTTCGTGAGCAGGCCCTGGGCGAGCGGCACGAAGGAGATGCAGCCCATTCCGGCCGCCTCCAGGGTGTCGAGCAGCCCGTCGTCCTCGATCCAGCGGTTGATCATGGAGTACGAGGGCTGGTGGATCAGCGCCGGCACGCCCATCTCCCTGAGCAGCCCGGCCGCCTCGGCGGTCTGCTCCGCGGTGTACGAGGAGACGCCCACGTACAGCGCCTTGCCCTGCTGGACGGCGGACGCCAGGGCGCCCATCGTCTCCTCCAGCGGGGTGTGCGGGTCGAAGCGGTGCGAGTAGAAGACGTCGACGTAGTCGAGGCCCATCCGCTTCAGGGAGGCGTCGAGCGAGGAGAGCAGGTACTTCCGGGAGCCCCACTCGCCGTACGGGCCGGGGTGCATCAGATAACCGGCCTTGGTAGAAATGACCAGTTCATCACGGTACGGGGTGAAGTCCTGGGCGAAGAGCTTGCCGAAGTTCAGCTCGGCCGAGCCGGGCGGCGGGCCGTAGTTGTTGGCCAGGTCGAAGTGGGTGACCCCGAGATCGAAGGCGCGGCGCAGGATCGCCCGCTGGGAGTCCAGGGCCCGGTCGTCGCCGAAGTTGTGCCACAGGCCCAGCGAGAGGGCGGGGAGCTTGAGGCCGCTGCGCCCGGTCCGGCGGTACTCCATGGAGTCGTAGCGCGAACCGGCGGCGCGGTAGGCGAGGTCGGGGGAGAGGTAATCAGTCACGTTTCATTCCTTATCACGGAGTTGTGACAGACCGGGTTGGGCCCCCGTGACCCGATCGCAGTAATGTGGCGGCTTCGGGGAATGCCGATGTGCGGCGCGGCGAAGGCCCGCGCGGCCGTGCCAGTGGTAGGGGCGCGGACCGCCGAGGGATCGTGCGGGCGGCGCAGACCGTGCAGCGATCCCCTGCGGGGGGACGGCCCCCGGACCCCCGGCGACGGGGAGGGCGGGCCCCGGGCCCGTACGGAACCGAGAGGGTGAACGCAGTGAACTTCCGCGACCTGGTGTACAGGCTCTACGCGCGCCGGGTGGGAGGCCGCCTGGACCACGACCAGGTGCCGAAGCACATCGGGGTCATCCTCGACGGCAACCGGCGCTGGGCCAAGGCGTCCGGCGGCTCGGCCGTGCAGGGCCACCAGGCCGGCGCGGACAAGATCTCCGAGCTGCTCGGCTGGTGCAGCGAGACCGACGTCGAGGTCGTCACCCTCTGGATGCTGTCCACGGACAACTTCGACCGGCCCGAGCACGAGCTGAAGCCGCTGCTCGGCATCATCGAGAACACCGTGCGCAACCTCGCGGCGGACGGGCGCTGGCGCGTCCACCACGTCGGCACGCTCGACCTGCTTCCGCCGGAGACGCAGTCGGTGCTCAAGGAGGCCCAGGAGGCGACCTCCGACATCGACGGGATAATCGTCAATGTCGCGGTCGGCTACGGCGGCCGCCAGGAGATCGCGGACGCGGTGCGCTCCCTGCTCCTGGAGCACTCGGAGAAGGGCACGACCTTCGAGGAGCTGGCCGAGGTCGTCTCCACCGACCTGATCTCCGAGCACCTCTACACGCGGGGCCAGCCCGACCCCGACCTGGTGATCCGGACGAGCGGCGAGCAGCGGCTCTCGGGCTTCATGCTCTGGCAGAGCGCCCACTCGGAGTACTACTTCTGCGAGGTCTTCTGGCCGGCCTTCCGCAAGGTCGACTTCCTCCGGGCGCTGCGCGACTACGCCGCCCGCCACCGCCGCTACGGCGCCTGAGGTGTCCTGAAACACCCCCCTGCCCGCGTTCGCCGATGGCTCCCCTATATAGGGGAGCCATCGCGTATGTCAGGGGGTCACCGCGCGTCCACCGGGACTTCTCCGCACCGTGTCATATGCGGCGGCATGGCTTCGCGCGGAAAAGGGAATACCCCTGTCAGGTCGACGTCCGGTCATCAACCAGGCGGATGTCGCATCCAAGTGAGCGGCACCCAGCCCGCTCGCCCGGGAGGCCCTTTGCACACGAAGGACCGTAGACAGTCTGCGGCCGACGCGGTGGCCGTGGTCCGGCCCGCGCACAGGGGCCCGATCCCGGTCCGTCCTCTCCCTTCGGGAAGCTCCGCGACCGTCCGTCGCACTCCCCGACCTCGTCCGAGGGGGTACGTCCTTCCGTGGTGACCAGCAGCAAGCGCCGCATGCCCGACCGGCGCACATACGTTCTCGACACCAGCGTCCTGCTGGCCGATCCCGGTGCCATGGCCCGCTTCGACGAGCACGAAGTCGTGCTGCCGATCGTGGTGGTCACGGAACTGGAGGCCAAACGGCATCACCCCGAGCTCGGCTACTTCGCCCGGCAGGCC
The nucleotide sequence above comes from Streptomyces sp. NBC_01116. Encoded proteins:
- the mgrA gene encoding L-glyceraldehyde 3-phosphate reductase, with translation MTDYLSPDLAYRAAGSRYDSMEYRRTGRSGLKLPALSLGLWHNFGDDRALDSQRAILRRAFDLGVTHFDLANNYGPPPGSAELNFGKLFAQDFTPYRDELVISTKAGYLMHPGPYGEWGSRKYLLSSLDASLKRMGLDYVDVFYSHRFDPHTPLEETMGALASAVQQGKALYVGVSSYTAEQTAEAAGLLREMGVPALIHQPSYSMINRWIEDDGLLDTLEAAGMGCISFVPLAQGLLTNKYLKGIPEGSRATQGKSLDPGLLSDEVVRRLNGLDDIARGRGQSLAQLAIAWVLRDSRMTSALIGASSVKQLEENVAALAGPALTADELKEIDAFAVDTAGTNIWAGRS
- a CDS encoding isoprenyl transferase gives rise to the protein MNFRDLVYRLYARRVGGRLDHDQVPKHIGVILDGNRRWAKASGGSAVQGHQAGADKISELLGWCSETDVEVVTLWMLSTDNFDRPEHELKPLLGIIENTVRNLAADGRWRVHHVGTLDLLPPETQSVLKEAQEATSDIDGIIVNVAVGYGGRQEIADAVRSLLLEHSEKGTTFEELAEVVSTDLISEHLYTRGQPDPDLVIRTSGEQRLSGFMLWQSAHSEYYFCEVFWPAFRKVDFLRALRDYAARHRRYGA